The proteins below come from a single Burkholderia sp. FERM BP-3421 genomic window:
- a CDS encoding DUF1993 domain-containing protein: MSLSMYEVSVPVLKRGLSSLSGLLDKADAHVRERAIEASALLDARLADDMFPFVRQVQIASDAAKGTGARLAGLTPPSFEDTEASLADLKARIAKTIAFLDTLTPAQFEGSESRTIELPMKQGTLTFDGKSYLLGFALPNFYFHVTTAYDILRQQGVAIGKRDYLGGL; encoded by the coding sequence ATGTCGCTCTCGATGTATGAAGTCTCGGTTCCCGTGCTCAAACGCGGGTTGTCCAGTCTGTCGGGCTTGCTCGACAAGGCCGATGCGCACGTGCGGGAACGCGCGATCGAGGCGTCCGCGCTGCTCGACGCGCGTCTCGCCGACGACATGTTTCCGTTCGTGCGCCAGGTGCAGATCGCGAGCGACGCGGCGAAGGGCACGGGCGCGCGGCTCGCGGGTCTCACGCCGCCCTCGTTCGAGGACACCGAAGCGAGCCTCGCCGATCTGAAGGCGCGCATCGCGAAGACGATCGCCTTCCTCGACACCCTCACGCCGGCGCAATTCGAAGGCAGCGAGTCGCGCACGATCGAACTACCGATGAAGCAGGGCACGCTGACGTTCGACGGCAAATCCTATCTGCTGGGCTTCGCGCTGCCGAACTTCTATTTCCACGTGACGACGGCCTACGACATCCTGCGTCAACAAGGCGTCGCGATCGGCAAGCGCGACTATCTGGGCGGCCTGTAA
- a CDS encoding GntR family transcriptional regulator yields the protein MTKNDPAQAGATSPEAIAERIRTAILEHRLAPGAKLTEAQLCEVFGVKRGPIRQALALLATDRLVDLEPNRGAFVASPTLQDVHEVFEMRRIIELAVMERLAGGPGAKRLKGVATMIERERRAFERRDFPAWIRLSGEFHTALAALTGNTVLCGCLDGLVARSTLMSALYESHRSPCSFDEHAEILAALEAGDAADAARRMAHHLQHVELRMLDRPAPGAVDLRDVFGGVG from the coding sequence ATGACGAAGAACGATCCCGCACAGGCGGGTGCGACGAGTCCGGAGGCGATCGCCGAGCGCATCCGGACCGCGATCCTCGAGCATCGCCTCGCGCCGGGCGCGAAGCTGACCGAGGCGCAGTTGTGCGAGGTGTTCGGCGTGAAGCGCGGGCCGATCCGCCAGGCGCTCGCGCTGCTCGCGACGGACCGGCTCGTGGATCTCGAGCCGAACCGCGGCGCGTTCGTCGCGAGTCCGACCTTGCAGGACGTGCACGAGGTGTTCGAGATGCGGCGGATCATCGAGCTGGCGGTGATGGAGCGGCTCGCGGGCGGCCCGGGCGCGAAGCGCCTGAAGGGCGTCGCGACGATGATCGAGCGCGAGCGCCGCGCGTTCGAGCGGCGCGATTTCCCCGCGTGGATCCGCCTGTCGGGCGAATTCCACACGGCGCTCGCCGCGCTGACCGGCAACACCGTGCTGTGCGGCTGTCTCGACGGCCTCGTCGCGCGCTCGACGCTGATGTCGGCGCTCTACGAGTCGCATCGCAGCCCGTGCTCGTTCGACGAGCACGCCGAGATCCTCGCCGCGCTGGAGGCGGGCGATGCGGCCGACGCCGCGCGGCGGATGGCGCATCATCTGCAGCACGTCGAGCTGAGGATGCTCGACCGTCCCGCGCCCGGCGCGGTCGATTTGCGCGACGTCTTCGGCGGCGTGGGATAA
- a CDS encoding AraC family transcriptional regulator translates to MAARPLDPSRPSFDLTSVPGPAVGMHVEAVDHKREFPVHQHRHGQLVLALKGGVTCEVPNGIWMVPPTCAVWVPGNTPHSIRATANARMCHLFVQSGAAPLPERCCTLAITPLVRELVLHMAAQPPDYAAEGPTGRLVGVLLEELARMPVEHLHLPTSDEPRMKRIAKALSDDPADRRTLAEWGKFVAMSERSLARLVRDETGLTFGRWRQQLHLMVALHQLAAGQTVQRVADMLGYDSVTAFITMFRKALGKPPAKYFASIAQGRDE, encoded by the coding sequence ATGGCCGCCCGTCCACTCGACCCCTCCCGTCCGTCGTTCGACCTCACGTCCGTGCCCGGGCCCGCCGTCGGCATGCATGTCGAGGCCGTCGATCACAAGCGCGAATTCCCCGTGCATCAGCATAGGCACGGGCAATTGGTGCTCGCGCTCAAGGGCGGCGTGACCTGCGAAGTGCCGAACGGCATCTGGATGGTGCCGCCGACCTGTGCGGTCTGGGTGCCCGGCAACACGCCGCACAGCATCCGCGCCACCGCGAACGCGCGCATGTGCCACCTGTTCGTGCAATCCGGCGCTGCGCCGCTGCCCGAGCGCTGCTGCACGCTCGCGATCACCCCGCTCGTGCGCGAACTGGTGCTGCATATGGCCGCGCAGCCGCCCGACTATGCGGCCGAGGGGCCGACCGGGCGGCTCGTCGGGGTCTTGCTGGAGGAACTGGCTCGGATGCCTGTCGAGCATCTGCATCTGCCGACGTCGGACGAGCCGAGGATGAAGAGGATCGCCAAGGCGCTGTCCGACGACCCGGCCGATCGGCGCACGCTCGCGGAATGGGGGAAGTTCGTCGCGATGAGCGAACGGTCGCTCGCCCGCCTCGTGCGCGATGAGACGGGGCTCACGTTCGGGCGCTGGCGGCAGCAGCTGCATCTGATGGTCGCGCTGCATCAGCTTGCGGCCGGGCAGACCGTGCAGCGCGTGGCCGATATGCTCGGTTATGACTCGGTTACCGCGTTCATCACGATGTTCAGGAAGGCGCTGGGCAAACCGCCGGCGAAGTATTTTGCGTCGATTGCCCAGGGGCGGGATGAGTGA
- a CDS encoding lipoprotein-releasing ABC transporter permease subunit — MKLPYEWQIGLRYTRAGKRTTGNGFISFIATVSMAGIALGVAALIIVLSVMNGFRNEVRDRMLSVLAHIEIFSPTGAMPNWTLTAGEALRNPAVKGAAPYVEAQVLLRHGGKITGVALRGIDPQREPQVSDIAKDMKTGRLDALASGELGIVLGVPLAASLQVRVGDRLTFFAPGGSTRLSNFLPQFKQFRVVGTYESGHYQYDSALAFINLEDAQNLFNRPAPTGVRLRIADLDRAPDVALELSRSLSGDLYIRDWTQQNRTWFIAEQLQKRMLFVILMLIIAVAAFNLVSSLVMTVTQKQGDVAILRTLGAQPGSITKIFAIQGMTIGLVGTLAGVVLGCVVSWSIPWLLPAIERAIGVQFLTPSVYFLSELPSKLVASDVVEVAVLAFLMSSVATLYPSWRAARVKPAEALRYE, encoded by the coding sequence TTGAAACTCCCGTACGAATGGCAGATCGGCCTGCGCTACACGCGCGCCGGCAAACGCACGACCGGCAACGGCTTCATCTCGTTCATCGCCACGGTTTCGATGGCCGGCATCGCGCTGGGCGTGGCTGCGCTGATCATCGTGCTGTCGGTGATGAACGGCTTCCGGAACGAGGTGCGGGACCGCATGCTGTCGGTGCTCGCGCATATCGAGATCTTCTCGCCGACAGGCGCGATGCCGAACTGGACGCTGACCGCCGGCGAAGCGCTGCGCAATCCGGCGGTCAAGGGCGCCGCACCGTACGTCGAGGCGCAGGTGCTGCTCAGGCACGGCGGCAAGATCACGGGCGTCGCATTGCGCGGCATCGATCCGCAACGCGAGCCGCAGGTGTCCGACATCGCGAAGGATATGAAGACGGGCCGTCTCGATGCGCTCGCATCGGGCGAACTGGGGATCGTGCTCGGCGTGCCGCTCGCGGCCAGCCTGCAGGTGCGGGTCGGCGATCGACTGACGTTCTTCGCGCCGGGCGGCTCGACCAGGCTCAGCAATTTCCTGCCGCAGTTCAAGCAGTTCAGGGTGGTCGGCACGTACGAATCCGGGCACTACCAATACGACAGCGCGCTCGCGTTCATCAATCTGGAAGACGCGCAGAACCTGTTCAATCGCCCCGCGCCGACCGGCGTGCGGCTGCGCATCGCTGATCTCGATCGCGCGCCGGATGTGGCGCTGGAATTGTCGCGCTCGTTGTCCGGCGATCTCTACATCCGCGACTGGACCCAGCAGAACCGCACGTGGTTCATCGCCGAGCAATTGCAGAAACGCATGCTGTTCGTGATCCTGATGCTGATCATCGCGGTCGCGGCGTTCAACCTCGTGTCGTCGCTCGTGATGACGGTCACGCAAAAGCAAGGCGACGTGGCGATCCTGCGCACGCTCGGCGCGCAGCCGGGCTCGATCACGAAGATCTTCGCGATCCAGGGCATGACGATCGGCTTGGTGGGCACGCTCGCGGGCGTGGTGCTCGGCTGCGTGGTGTCGTGGAGCATTCCTTGGCTGCTGCCTGCGATCGAGCGTGCGATCGGCGTGCAGTTCCTGACGCCGTCCGTTTATTTCCTCAGTGAGCTGCCGTCGAAGCTAGTGGCGTCCGATGTGGTCGAGGTGGCGGTGCTCGCGTTCCTGATGTCGTCGGTCGCCACGCTTTATCCGAGTTGGCGCGCGGCGAGGGTCAAGCCGGCGGAGGCGTTGCGGTATGAGTGA
- a CDS encoding diaminopropionate ammonia-lyase yields MLIVNPAAHRAPYPAALAAILNIARAHESRAWLAHWDRMLPDATPLYPLTGLAHTLGLAALDLKDESVRSPLGSFKALGAPIALLRLVMRRFPRAGYTPVDLITGRHRESLSAFTVISATDGNHGRALAAAAQSVGCRCVIVLHARVDAERERAIAAFGARIVRIAGNYDESVAEAARLAARNGWEVVSDTSYDGYEAVPRDVMQGYGTIAAELVEQTGARADAPSHTHVLIQGGVGGLAAGIASYLWEYHGAQRPRFIVVEPQQADCLLQSARVRRAAHTLGSVDSVMAGLACGAASPLAWDFLEHSIDAFLTIDDQDAGIAMRMLAAGNTLDIPIVSGESGAAGLAGLIALCADPAAAAQLELDAASRVLLVNTEGATAPSVYRELTGEAAESVLRRQQAWRVRAAA; encoded by the coding sequence ATGCTGATCGTCAACCCCGCCGCGCATCGCGCGCCCTATCCCGCCGCCCTCGCCGCCATCCTGAACATCGCCCGCGCGCATGAGAGCCGCGCGTGGCTCGCGCACTGGGATCGCATGCTGCCCGACGCCACCCCGCTCTACCCGCTGACGGGCCTCGCGCATACGCTGGGCCTCGCGGCGCTCGACCTCAAGGACGAATCCGTGCGCTCGCCGCTCGGCAGTTTCAAGGCGCTCGGCGCGCCGATCGCGCTGTTGCGGCTCGTCATGCGCCGCTTTCCGCGCGCGGGCTACACCCCGGTCGACCTGATCACCGGCCGCCACCGCGAATCGCTGAGCGCGTTCACCGTGATCAGCGCGACCGACGGCAACCACGGTCGCGCGCTCGCCGCCGCCGCGCAGAGCGTCGGCTGTCGCTGCGTGATCGTGCTGCATGCGCGCGTCGACGCCGAACGCGAGCGTGCGATCGCCGCGTTCGGCGCGCGCATCGTGCGGATCGCCGGCAACTACGACGAGTCCGTCGCCGAAGCCGCGCGGCTCGCCGCGCGCAACGGCTGGGAGGTGGTGTCCGACACCTCGTACGACGGCTACGAAGCCGTGCCGCGCGACGTGATGCAGGGCTACGGCACGATCGCCGCCGAACTGGTCGAGCAGACCGGCGCGCGCGCCGACGCGCCGTCCCACACGCACGTGCTCATCCAGGGCGGCGTGGGCGGCCTCGCGGCCGGGATCGCGAGCTATCTGTGGGAATACCACGGCGCGCAGCGCCCGCGCTTCATCGTGGTCGAACCGCAGCAGGCCGACTGCCTGTTGCAAAGCGCGCGCGTGCGCCGCGCCGCGCACACGCTCGGCAGCGTCGATTCAGTGATGGCCGGCCTCGCGTGCGGCGCGGCGTCGCCGCTGGCCTGGGATTTCCTCGAACACAGCATCGACGCCTTCCTGACCATCGACGATCAGGACGCCGGCATCGCGATGCGCATGCTCGCCGCCGGCAACACGCTCGACATCCCGATCGTCTCCGGCGAATCGGGCGCGGCAGGACTCGCGGGCCTGATCGCGCTGTGCGCGGACCCGGCCGCCGCCGCGCAGCTCGAACTCGACGCCGCCTCGCGCGTACTGCTCGTCAACACCGAGGGCGCCACCGCGCCGAGCGTGTATCGTGAACTGACCGGCGAGGCCGCCGAATCGGTATTGCGCCGTCAACAAGCCTGGCGCGTGCGCGCCGCGGCCTGA
- a CDS encoding M20 aminoacylase family protein, with protein MYHEDTNLRAQLVEWRHHLHRHPETGFAEQRTAAYAADILAALGLEVERGIGGTGFVATLRAGDGPRAIGLRAEMDALAITEDAPGRAYASTFPGAMHACGHDGHMAMILGAARLLAERRDFDGTVHFIFQPAEEHGRGAKAMIADGLFERFPIEALYGAHNLPGLPAGHIATRAGGIMASEDNFTIRIRGRGAHAARPHTGVDPLVIGAQVVLALQTIVARNLDPGMSAVVSCTEFITDGIRNATPTHVVIKGDTRSYAPDVQALLERRIREIATGMCALHGAQCEVDYTHEFAPTVNWPACVPIALAAAREVVGPERVDGDLAPLMISEDFGAFLQVVPGAFVLIGNGAPDQPGGTPLHNATYDFNDDVLTTGARYFAALARLELPR; from the coding sequence ATGTATCACGAGGACACGAACCTGCGCGCGCAACTGGTCGAATGGCGCCATCACCTGCACCGCCATCCCGAGACCGGCTTCGCGGAACAGCGCACCGCCGCCTATGCGGCCGACATCCTCGCCGCGCTCGGACTGGAGGTCGAGCGCGGCATCGGCGGCACCGGCTTCGTCGCGACGCTGCGGGCCGGCGACGGCCCGCGCGCGATCGGCCTGCGCGCCGAAATGGACGCGCTCGCCATCACCGAGGACGCGCCGGGCCGCGCGTACGCCTCGACGTTCCCGGGCGCCATGCACGCGTGCGGCCACGACGGCCACATGGCGATGATCCTCGGCGCGGCGCGCCTGCTCGCCGAGCGCCGCGACTTCGACGGCACCGTGCATTTCATCTTCCAGCCGGCGGAGGAACATGGACGCGGCGCGAAAGCCATGATCGCGGACGGATTGTTCGAGCGCTTCCCCATCGAGGCGCTGTATGGCGCGCACAACCTGCCCGGCCTGCCCGCCGGCCACATCGCGACGCGCGCGGGCGGCATCATGGCGAGCGAGGACAACTTCACGATCCGCATCCGCGGCCGCGGCGCGCATGCGGCACGGCCGCACACGGGCGTCGATCCGCTCGTGATCGGCGCACAGGTCGTGCTGGCGCTGCAGACGATCGTGGCGCGCAACCTGGATCCGGGCATGAGCGCCGTGGTGTCCTGCACCGAATTCATCACCGACGGGATTCGCAACGCGACGCCCACGCATGTCGTGATCAAGGGCGACACGCGCAGCTACGCGCCCGACGTGCAGGCGCTGCTGGAGCGGCGGATCCGCGAGATCGCGACGGGGATGTGCGCGCTGCACGGCGCGCAGTGCGAAGTCGACTACACACATGAATTCGCGCCGACCGTGAACTGGCCCGCGTGCGTGCCGATCGCGCTCGCCGCGGCGCGCGAGGTGGTCGGCCCGGAACGGGTGGACGGCGACCTCGCGCCCTTGATGATTTCCGAGGATTTCGGCGCCTTCCTGCAGGTGGTGCCGGGCGCGTTCGTGCTGATCGGCAACGGCGCGCCCGACCAGCCGGGCGGCACGCCGCTGCACAACGCAACCTACGACTTCAACGACGATGTGCTGACGACGGGCGCGCGCTACTTCGCGGCGCTCGCGCGCCTCGAACTGCCCCGGTGA
- a CDS encoding Lrp/AsnC family transcriptional regulator codes for MPTDLDAYDRKLLAELQQDARLPQGELGERVNLSAAAVNRRLKRLRDEGAIEKYTAVIAPDALGYPLTVIVEVEVENERIDLLDAMKQTFSACPQVQQCYYVAGEWDFVLVLAVRSMEQYTELTRALFFGSNNVKRFKTLVAMSRVKTGYGVPIDIDAPPDGA; via the coding sequence ATGCCGACCGACCTCGACGCGTACGACCGCAAGCTGCTCGCGGAGCTGCAACAGGATGCCCGCCTGCCGCAGGGCGAGCTGGGCGAGCGTGTGAATCTCTCGGCCGCGGCCGTCAATCGGCGGCTGAAACGTTTGCGCGACGAGGGCGCGATCGAGAAGTACACGGCCGTGATCGCGCCCGACGCGCTCGGTTATCCGTTGACCGTGATCGTGGAGGTGGAAGTCGAGAACGAGCGGATCGACCTGCTCGATGCGATGAAGCAAACGTTTTCGGCCTGTCCGCAGGTGCAGCAGTGCTACTACGTCGCGGGAGAGTGGGATTTCGTGCTGGTGCTCGCGGTGCGCAGCATGGAGCAGTACACCGAGCTGACACGCGCGTTGTTTTTCGGCAGCAACAACGTGAAGCGCTTCAAGACGCTCGTCGCGATGAGCCGCGTGAAGACGGGCTACGGCGTGCCGATCGATATCGATGCCCCGCCCGACGGGGCTTGA
- the ldcA gene encoding muramoyltetrapeptide carboxypeptidase, with translation MSVPPIAPRTIRLLGPSGYPHDPDAIARALARLGDAQHRVENLEATQRRYQRFAGTDSERAGDLNRLADASQPLPDIGLAVRGGYGATRILHGLDYRGLESRLRDQPIALVGHSDFTAIQLALYAKARIKTFGGPMLSADFGAETPNDFTMQQFWSTLTQPSATFVAEVPQAQSVNVSGTLWGGNLAILASLAGTPYMPRIDGGILFIEDVNEQPFRIERMIYQLHLAGLLAGQQALVLGQFTGARSFDYDNGYDMQTMIDQLRDVIRIPVITGLQFGHVPDLLTLPFGAHAQLVANSHGFRLTVSDYPHLA, from the coding sequence ATGTCCGTCCCGCCGATCGCTCCCCGCACCATCCGTCTCCTTGGCCCGTCCGGCTACCCGCACGATCCCGATGCGATCGCGCGGGCGCTCGCGCGTCTCGGTGACGCGCAGCATCGGGTCGAGAACCTGGAGGCGACGCAGCGCCGCTACCAGCGCTTCGCGGGCACCGACAGCGAGCGCGCGGGCGACCTGAACCGGCTGGCCGACGCCTCGCAGCCGCTGCCCGACATCGGCCTCGCGGTGCGCGGCGGCTACGGCGCGACGCGGATCCTGCATGGTCTCGACTATCGCGGTCTCGAAAGCCGGCTGCGCGACCAGCCGATCGCGCTCGTCGGCCACAGCGATTTCACGGCGATCCAGCTTGCGCTGTACGCGAAGGCGCGCATCAAGACTTTCGGCGGCCCGATGCTGTCCGCCGATTTCGGCGCCGAGACGCCGAACGATTTCACGATGCAGCAGTTCTGGAGCACGCTGACGCAGCCGAGCGCGACCTTCGTCGCGGAGGTGCCGCAGGCCCAGTCGGTGAATGTGTCGGGCACGCTGTGGGGCGGCAACCTGGCGATTCTCGCGTCGCTGGCCGGCACGCCGTACATGCCGCGTATCGACGGCGGGATCCTGTTCATCGAGGACGTCAACGAGCAGCCGTTCCGCATCGAACGGATGATCTACCAACTGCATCTCGCGGGCCTGCTGGCCGGCCAGCAGGCGCTCGTGCTCGGGCAGTTCACCGGCGCGCGGTCGTTCGACTACGACAACGGCTACGATATGCAGACGATGATCGACCAGCTGCGCGACGTGATCCGCATTCCGGTGATCACCGGGCTGCAGTTCGGCCACGTGCCGGATCTGTTGACGCTGCCGTTCGGCGCGCATGCGCAATTGGTGGCCAACAGCCACGGCTTCCGGCTCACGGTGTCCGACTATCCGCATCTCGCGTGA
- a CDS encoding DnaJ family domain-containing protein, whose product MRLLDALVEQRIAAAAARGEFDALPGTPAPTTLDDDLLVPEEVRAANRILKNAGFVPPAVEQLRALRNLRDELRAVDDRATRCRLQAKMLALDMALESLRGGPLVVPREYCRRIAERLSERVLVDGPGEAGPM is encoded by the coding sequence ATGAGACTGCTTGACGCCTTGGTCGAACAACGTATTGCCGCCGCCGCCGCGCGGGGCGAGTTCGACGCTTTGCCGGGAACCCCCGCACCGACGACGCTGGACGACGATCTGCTCGTCCCCGAAGAGGTGCGCGCCGCGAACCGGATCCTGAAGAACGCGGGCTTCGTGCCGCCCGCGGTCGAGCAGCTGCGGGCGCTCCGCAATCTGCGGGACGAATTGCGCGCGGTCGACGACCGCGCGACCCGCTGCCGGCTGCAAGCGAAGATGCTGGCTCTCGATATGGCCCTGGAATCCTTGCGCGGCGGCCCGCTGGTCGTGCCGCGCGAATACTGCCGCCGCATCGCCGAGCGTCTGTCCGAGCGCGTGCTCGTCGACGGCCCGGGTGAAGCGGGGCCGATGTGA
- a CDS encoding aldo/keto reductase, which yields MGKRKLGRQGLEVSTIGLGCMGMSHAYGTPDDTESIATLHRAIDLGCTFLDTAEIYGPFANEELLGRALAGRRDEVTLATKFGFLIDDGKAAGTDSRPAHIREVVDASLKRLRTDRIDLLYQHRVDPAVPIEDVAGTVKDLIAAGKVLHFGLSEAGEDVIRRAHAVQPVSALQSEYSIWERNLEVRILPVLRELGIGLVPFSPLGRGFLTGLAKRADEYGERDFRASQDPRFQPENFDANQRIAARVAEIAAARGATAAQVALAWVLHAGGDVVPIPGTKRRTYLEANLAAADLALTPDELARLDAVLDEIGVSGARYTARGLSMVNR from the coding sequence CTGGGCAAACGCAAGCTGGGCCGCCAGGGCCTGGAAGTCTCGACGATCGGACTCGGCTGCATGGGCATGAGTCACGCCTACGGCACGCCGGACGATACGGAGTCGATCGCGACGCTGCATCGCGCGATCGATCTCGGCTGCACTTTTCTCGATACGGCCGAGATCTACGGGCCGTTCGCGAACGAGGAACTGCTCGGCCGTGCGCTGGCCGGCCGGCGCGACGAGGTCACGCTCGCGACCAAGTTCGGTTTCCTGATCGATGACGGCAAGGCGGCCGGCACCGACAGCCGTCCCGCGCATATCCGCGAGGTGGTCGATGCGTCGCTCAAGCGCTTGCGCACGGATCGGATCGACCTGCTGTATCAACATCGCGTCGATCCGGCCGTCCCGATCGAGGACGTCGCGGGCACGGTGAAAGACTTGATCGCGGCCGGCAAGGTGCTGCACTTCGGCCTGTCGGAAGCGGGCGAGGACGTGATCCGCCGCGCGCATGCGGTGCAGCCGGTGTCGGCGCTGCAAAGCGAATACTCGATCTGGGAACGCAACCTGGAAGTGCGCATCCTGCCGGTGCTGCGCGAGCTGGGCATCGGGCTCGTGCCGTTCAGTCCGCTGGGGCGCGGCTTCCTGACGGGGCTCGCGAAGCGCGCCGACGAATACGGCGAGCGCGACTTCCGCGCGAGCCAGGATCCGCGTTTCCAGCCGGAGAACTTCGATGCGAACCAGCGGATCGCGGCGCGGGTGGCCGAGATCGCCGCCGCGCGCGGCGCGACGGCCGCGCAGGTGGCGCTCGCATGGGTGCTGCACGCGGGCGGCGATGTCGTGCCGATTCCGGGCACGAAGCGTCGCACCTACCTCGAAGCCAATCTCGCGGCCGCCGATCTCGCGCTGACGCCCGATGAACTGGCGCGTCTCGACGCGGTGCTCGACGAAATCGGCGTGTCGGGCGCGCGCTACACCGCGCGCGGCCTGTCGATGGTCAACCGCTGA
- a CDS encoding GlxA family transcriptional regulator, with translation MHRIGFFVCRGYDALDLAGPLSAFNQVATAAGHTPYELHVISQAGGSVLGNAGLPIETKPIGRRAFDTVIFVGGDIDPMQEPENIAAARKLSAKASRVASVCTGAFLLAEAGLLDELRATTHWRYTAQLQSRFPRTRVEGDSIYIADGHIWTSAGIASGIDLALAMIERDMGPETARTVSRLLVVPYRRPGGQSQFSAMSQMDPESDRIRIALNFAREHLAEALPVERLADAASLSPRQFGRAFRRETGETPAKAVERLRVEAARLRLQDGSEPIEQIALAVGFTDPERMRRAFVKLYGHPPQSIRRESRLVGNR, from the coding sequence ATGCATCGAATCGGATTCTTCGTTTGCCGCGGCTACGATGCGCTCGATCTTGCCGGCCCCCTCTCGGCGTTCAATCAGGTCGCCACGGCCGCCGGCCACACGCCCTATGAGCTTCACGTCATCTCGCAGGCGGGAGGGTCGGTTCTGGGCAATGCCGGTCTTCCGATCGAAACAAAGCCGATCGGACGACGCGCGTTTGACACGGTCATCTTCGTGGGCGGCGACATCGATCCGATGCAGGAACCGGAAAACATCGCCGCCGCCAGGAAATTGAGCGCCAAGGCGTCACGGGTGGCAAGCGTGTGCACCGGGGCATTTTTGCTGGCGGAAGCCGGCCTGCTGGACGAACTCCGAGCGACAACGCACTGGCGATACACCGCCCAATTGCAGTCCCGCTTCCCTCGCACCCGTGTCGAGGGCGATAGCATCTATATCGCGGACGGCCACATCTGGACGTCGGCAGGCATCGCCTCCGGAATCGACTTGGCACTGGCCATGATCGAACGGGATATGGGCCCGGAAACGGCCCGCACCGTCTCCCGGCTCCTGGTGGTTCCGTATCGCCGACCCGGCGGCCAGTCCCAGTTCTCCGCCATGTCGCAGATGGACCCGGAATCGGACCGCATCCGCATCGCGCTGAACTTCGCCAGGGAACATCTGGCCGAAGCACTCCCTGTCGAACGACTCGCAGATGCCGCGAGTTTGAGTCCGCGACAATTCGGGCGGGCTTTTCGCCGGGAAACGGGTGAAACGCCGGCCAAGGCGGTCGAGCGTCTGCGGGTTGAAGCGGCGCGACTGCGTTTGCAGGACGGTAGCGAGCCGATCGAACAGATTGCGCTGGCCGTGGGATTCACCGATCCGGAGCGCATGCGGCGAGCCTTCGTCAAACTGTATGGGCATCCGCCACAATCGATTCGACGCGAGAGCCGGCTCGTCGGCAACCGCTGA
- the tadA gene encoding tRNA adenosine(34) deaminase TadA, which translates to MQLAQAAADEARAAGEVPVGAVLVRGDEVIARGFNHPIGGHDPSAHAEMAALREAAQILQNYRMPGCELYVTLEPCLMCAGAIMHARIARVVFGAHDPKTGACGSVVDAFADPRLNHHTRVTGGVLADECGAALKSFFADRRRALREARRADTTPPAEV; encoded by the coding sequence ATGCAGCTCGCGCAAGCCGCGGCCGACGAGGCCCGCGCGGCGGGCGAGGTGCCGGTCGGGGCGGTGCTGGTGCGCGGCGACGAGGTGATCGCGCGCGGCTTCAATCATCCGATCGGCGGCCATGATCCGTCCGCCCACGCCGAAATGGCCGCCTTGCGCGAGGCGGCGCAGATTCTCCAGAACTACCGGATGCCCGGCTGCGAGCTGTACGTGACGCTCGAGCCTTGCCTGATGTGCGCGGGCGCGATCATGCACGCGCGCATCGCGCGCGTGGTGTTCGGCGCGCACGATCCGAAGACGGGCGCGTGCGGCAGCGTCGTCGACGCATTCGCCGATCCGCGCCTCAATCACCACACCCGCGTGACGGGCGGCGTGCTCGCGGACGAATGCGGCGCGGCGCTGAAGTCGTTCTTCGCCGACCGCCGGCGCGCGCTGCGCGAAGCGCGTCGCGCCGACACGACCCCGCCCGCCGAGGTGTGA